In Nostoc sp. GT001, a genomic segment contains:
- a CDS encoding glycosyltransferase: protein MPTISVIIPAYNSERTIVDTIVSVQQQTFSDFEIIVINDGSTDGTIKLLDELKDSRIQVFSYENGGLSVARNRGISHAKGDFIAFLDADDLWTADKLELQLEALQKNPEAGVAYSWTYFMDEETGNCHMDRPIFFQGNVLANLLTWNFIASGSNPLIRKQAIESVGEFEPSVSGAADWDYWLRLAAKWSFVVVTKPQIFYRQSSNSMSSKVEFMEDCQFKVLERAFQSGSPEIQILKNHSLAYVYRYSCRLCLTRITGDEGIETASQKLRKAIQLYPKILLEKETQKLIIKLLLKKILVENISAYLLKIISKIRVTHVQKLNIDEKRIG, encoded by the coding sequence ATGCCAACTATATCTGTCATTATTCCCGCTTATAATTCTGAGCGCACAATTGTCGATACAATTGTCTCAGTACAACAACAAACTTTTTCTGATTTTGAAATAATTGTGATCAATGATGGTTCAACAGACGGAACTATTAAGCTACTGGATGAGTTGAAAGATAGTCGTATACAAGTCTTTTCCTATGAGAATGGGGGTTTATCAGTAGCTCGTAACCGTGGTATCTCTCATGCCAAGGGAGATTTTATAGCCTTTCTTGATGCTGACGATTTATGGACAGCCGACAAGCTAGAACTTCAGTTAGAAGCTTTGCAGAAAAATCCAGAGGCAGGTGTTGCTTATAGCTGGACTTATTTTATGGATGAAGAAACTGGAAATTGCCATATGGATCGGCCGATCTTTTTCCAAGGTAATGTTTTGGCTAATTTATTAACCTGGAACTTTATTGCTAGTGGTTCAAATCCATTAATCCGTAAGCAAGCGATTGAATCTGTCGGAGAGTTTGAACCTTCAGTATCAGGAGCAGCAGATTGGGATTATTGGCTACGTTTAGCTGCAAAATGGTCGTTTGTTGTAGTTACTAAACCGCAGATTTTTTATCGTCAATCTTCAAATTCAATGTCCTCTAAAGTTGAATTTATGGAAGACTGTCAGTTCAAAGTGTTGGAGCGAGCTTTTCAATCGGGATCGCCAGAAATTCAAATCTTGAAAAATCATAGTTTAGCTTATGTTTACCGATATTCTTGTAGACTCTGCTTAACAAGAATTACAGGTGATGAAGGAATTGAAACAGCAAGTCAAAAATTGAGGAAGGCAATTCAGCTATATCCAAAAATTCTCCTGGAAAAGGAAACTCAAAAGCTAATTATTAAATTGTTGTTGAAAAAAATACTTGTAGAAAATATTTCTGCATACTTACTCAAGATTATTAGTAAAATTCGCGTTACTCATGTTCAAAAATTAAATAT